One region of Thunnus thynnus chromosome 14, fThuThy2.1, whole genome shotgun sequence genomic DNA includes:
- the peli1b gene encoding E3 ubiquitin-protein ligase pellino homolog 1b: MYSPEQENISTTASTKVPVKYGELIVLGYNGSLPNGDRGRRKSRFALCKRPKANGVKPSTVHVACSPQAAKAISNKDQHSISYTLSRAQTVVVEYTHDSNTDMFQIGRSTESPIDFVVTDTVAGSQSNADTQSVQSTISRFACRIMCQRTPPYTARIYAAGFDSSKNIFLGEKAAKWKTSDGQMDGLTTNGVLVMHPRNGFTQDSKPGVWREISVCGNVFTLRETRSAQQRGKMVETESQELVDGSLIDLCGATLLWRTAEGLSRTPTLKHLEALRQEINAARPQCPVGFNTLAFPSMRRKDTPDEKQPWVYLQCGHVHGYHNWGNHREEREGREGRHRECPMCRAKGPYVPLWLGCEAGFYVDAAPPTHAFNPCGHVCSDKTAAFWSQIPLPHGTHTFHAACPFCAQQLTGEQGFVRLIFQGPLD; the protein is encoded by the exons ATGTACTCCCCGGAGCAGGAAAACATCTCCACCACCGCCTCCACCAAAGTGCCAGTGAAGTATGGAGAGCTCATTGTGCTGGG GTACAATGGCTCTCTGCCCAACGGAGACCGAGGCAGACGTAAAAGCCGTTTTGCACTTTGTAAGAGACCGAAAGCAAACGGGGTGAAACCCAGCACAGTTCACGTCGCCTGCTCTCCACAGGCAGCCAAG GCCATAAGCAACAAAGACCAGCACAGCATCTCGTACACTTTGTCTCGAGCCCAGACGGTGGTGGTGGAGTACACTCATGACAGCAATACAGACATGTtccag ATCGGTCGATCGACGGAGAGCCCCATAGACTTCGTAGTGACGGACACGGTGGCGGGCAGCCAGAGTAACGCAGACACCCAGTCAGTCCAAAGCACCATCTCCCGTTTTGCCTGCCGTATCATGTGCCAGCGCACGCCGCCTTACACCGCACGCATCTACGCCGCAGGCTTCGACTCCTCCAAGAACATCTTCCTCGGG GAGAAGGCCGCCAAGTGGAAGACGTCGGACGGACAAATGGACGGGCTGACCACCAACGGCGTTCTGGTGATGCACCCTCGTAACGGCTTCACCCAGGACTCCAAGCCGGGCGTCTGGAGGGAGATCTCAGTCTGCGGCAACGTCTTCACCCTACGGGAAACCCGCTCGGCGCAGCAGCGGGGAAAGATG gTGGAGACTGAGAGCCAGGAGCTGGTCGACGGCTCTCTCATCGACCTTTGCGGTGCGACCCTGCTGTGGCGCACTGCCGAAGGCCTGTCGCGCACGCCCACCCTCAAGCACCTGGAGGCGCTGCGTCAGGAGATCAACGCGGCCCGGCCGCAGTGTCCTGTGGGTTTCAACACGCTGGCCTTCCCCTCCATGCGTCGCAAGGACACGCCGGACGAGAAGCAGCCCTGGGTCTACCTCCAGTGTGGCCACGTGCACGGCTACCACAACTGGGGCAACCACCGCGAGGAGAGGGAGGGCCGGGAGGGCCGGCACAGGGAGTGCCCCATGTGCCGAGCTAAAGGGCCGTACGTGCCGCTTTGGCTGGGCTGCGAGGCGGGGTTTTACGTGGACGCCGCCCCACCCACTCACGCCTTTAACCCCTGCGGCCATGTTTGCTCAGACAAGACGGCGGCCTTCTGGAGTCAGATCCCGCTGCCCCACGGCACGCACACCTTCCACGCCGCCTGCCCGTTCTGTGCCCAACAGCTGACTGGCGAGCAGGGCTTCGTCAGACTCATCTTCCAGGGACCCCTCGACTAG